GCCATAGAGACAATATTCATCGTCGTAAACATTCACATTATATGAAATAGCTAGAGCGATTAAATTTTCAACAGAAAAAAGGATTGAAAATATGACATCGGCAATGTCGTCACTATCAACAGAAGTCCAACTGAACAGAAATACACTGCTCCATATTAAGTGACGTGCAGCGTTTATACAACGCCTTCCCCCCTTCGGTTGGTTGCGAATGAACCCAATCCCAATCAATACCCAGTGAATTCCCATAAAAAAGGCCGTCCACCACCcagatataaaacaaaacaaaagagctatgctcaaatatatggacacgcagcgccacccagtggcaataattttgatgacgttatagcgaaaaaaaagtaatagccttctggagaaaaattttatctttaaccactgaaaatatcaaagcaattggtccagtattcgaagagaaaagcgatttttttaaaatggagacggagacaaataacaataacaacaaaattttgaaacgatcgttatggccactaaacgtgtccaataaacgaGAGAAAGAATTCGAGCCGACAGACAGACAGTTTTAATTACGGAAAGCAGAACAAATTTATACAGATCTTTGTTTGAGGGTTCACGTTCTTCATCTTCTTTCATAGTTTTTTCGGCTGATGATATAAAAGATATAGCAGCGGAAACATACAACTGTACATAAATATTCTCTccacaaaatgaaaaaagtaaGATTAATCTAAAGATCTGTGATGGATTTGACAGAAATTCCAATGCACTTGATGACTGATAAAATTTTCTCACCGGGGTCATCTCTGCCCCCTGATTTCTTAATGATGATAAAGCCATACCAGATGAACACGATCCCACCCAAAACAAGCGACACCGTTGCCAGAATTGCTACAGTCTTACTTTCCGATTCCCAGTCGACAATCACCGAAAGAATATCAGTGTTATATCGCAAGAAAAGGCACTTTGCCACATTTATATTGCACTCCCAAAACAATacatcgtcacgctaataaccgaattgcgtaagtcatttttggcgattttgagtttttcataaaataggtatttatgtaatgctgcgaacctgtctgttaactcagattttatttcaagaattccgaaacccataaaaatggagatttagtttgacatgcacatttgtgcaattgtttcgtcaaaatgaattatcattgttaccgcgggactattgtgacgtcacaaaggcaatataacctcggcgaagtattttcgagtttttgcatcccGGATTCtggcttagcgcgtattaatttgaatttatactacagtataggaaggcgtgcacttgtgatattcactgtccgagtccaattcaccttggttggcttttatattgggatcattgctgttttattctttatatttatcattagtcttttttcggtgggtgtgcagaacgtgttatattattgaaatatatatttttaaacataaaaaataatgtaattgaaactgattagctattttggggattaaacattgtagatactgaaaattacattagtttttgaaatgtttagttttcaggactggtgcatatagtaaagttgcaaaattgcgtatgtccccaagtcatagacacatttctgcctaagtcacagtgcgccattatgacgtcacttaactgcgtcatacaaattaatctaaatccggctacgatcaaaaaattgatccatggcaaattattgactctcaatggcataacaatatcattaagAAGTtatttacgtttttctcaaaactgctaaaaatgacctacgcaattcggttattagcgatttacatatttatcccgggggagaggaaagccgataatacggcttaaccatatggcgaaccacggccgctcgtccggttaccagtccatgtcgggtactgtattggattagttagttgtttgtttttcggaagcatggacttgatggtggaggaagccgtaaccgaacagcgaatacgtgaaccaccctacggcggcgaggagtccagcaatcctctcgcacctaACCCTcgctgcatgggattcgaacctgcgaacccatgcatggtaatcagaggtgcggtggcgagcgtattccaaacgcttagcacgatgagccacaccgccgcgccgcgtGTGGTATTTTAGTCGACCATGAATCAAAAAAGTTGCCGCCTTAGATTAAGACAGTAAATAATATCCATTCTAACTATCGCGGGGCATTACACAACACGTATTGGGTGGCGCCCAAGTCTTACaggttgatatatatatatcgttaaAGATCAAgatttgtaatagaaaatgaatcTTCTGATGTCACAAGATACAAAATCATGATTAATACGGTAACTTTATTTTACGAGtcttgctcgcacagaataaacgcGCTGGTCCATAGTTGATTGtaatggttaaatttaataatttacacCAATAATTAACGCCAGCTTCACGGAGAGCTGTATCCGCTACGGTCGCAAAGGTTGCTTCGGCATTTCATGGATAATCTTGTTTTTTGATGAAATTCCactgttgttttttaaattaataatattaagcGGAGTAGGCTTTGTCAAACCAGAGATATCAGAGATACACcacattaaaaattattattttagggtcggcaacttttcgtcgctcgcgggccaaaattaggcgttacaagtcattggcgggccacacattttaaaaagttgaaaactgaacggatggtattttttatattaaaaatcaagcagtgatacatctctcgaatagaatataaatttatttcctcattgcatttcaaataatttcagcgtcattgaaccctttgcacttagcatcaacttttctgcgttttgttgccatttgtctcactataattcagtgaagcgtcgcgggccggattatattactccgcgggccggatccggctcGTTGGCCGTAGGTTGTCGACCCCTGTTTTAGGATATATtcagaataataaattattatcatTGACTGTTCCTGATGTCACACATAATGGTTAACTTTCTCTTTTGTTCGAAAAATGTTTGTAAATGCACttccgtgtttcctcgaaaataagccCCATAGcttaaattttataaatgattttaatatataagCCCTCTGCTTATTATAAAATCAAATAGCGCAAAATTTGTATTTGCTCTACATGTATAAGCAGATGgatattggttttcatattttgtatatttgaaaatttcgtaattttctactttgtaattttgtttttgatgaatgaaaataaaagatcccccgaaaataagaccccgccttattttgggggaaacgcggtaatttattttgaaaatctcGTCATAATTGATAGGGGGGAGCTTTAGTATCGAACATACAGACAACAGTTTCGCCCTTTTCACGCGcctgtaccagtttagggtatatttattccgattttccttattttagttctattatgagttcggggactgtttgtgttagccaagtgaatatacctcctgcccataggtttcagtgcCTTTATACAACTCGATGTatagtgggcgaacaaaatcagttacctccatattggtacacacacttctggagcgcctattTTTACCCATTCAAACCttattcaacataaaattaCAGAAGTTATATTTTTGTGCAACTTTTATTTGGATATAGATCTGCAAAAACAAGCATTAAATCACAACATGACTCAATTATTAAATGTCGAATAAAAACAAATACCCCTATACAGAAGTAAGCTAGCTAAATGATCACAATACTCGATTACAACCAGTGCTACCTCTAAGACAATGTTACACTGAGCAAATGTTTGTTTAACTGAGCATCAAAAtttggtgctcccaaagtatgttcacaaaaatgtcacacaacctgaacttagcatgtgtagcaggttagagttcaggttatgcgccatcttggtgcactcACTTCAGAAGCTCCGAATATTTTAAGGCTGAGCAAAGTCCTAAAGATTTacaaactttgtgaaatgttacaataataaaatatatcataagaATGCAAATTAAAGAGCAATGTAGGCTTGGCTAAACTAGCCCGTTCCAAATCATTTCAGAGAATTCAAGGTAATTGGATGAAACAGACACCTATATGATACAACTATGAACAGTGGCAATCAAACTACATGGAACGTAGAACGGGATTTTTAGCTAGGCGTTGGAAAATATTAGTCGGAGCCACGATTTGAAAGCGTAATGTTGCAAGTGCGCGAGAATGAAAATTTAACTGCGCAAATGGTCTGGTGGCAATGCGCAATGGCGCACCTAGAGGGAACCTTGATTACAAGCCAGGTGTTCTCTACATAAGCTAAACGAAATTAGTTCTTacaataatatgaaatatgatGCTTACAATGAttggcaaataaaaaatattggtaaaaaatagtgctccggtagtgtgtgtaccaggctagggttaggccataattttattccgattttccttattttagttatattacgagtttggggactgtctgtgttagccaagtgaatatacgccctgcccatagtaatcagtccctttgcacaacttgatgtaaagtaggcaaacaaaattagtttcctccatattgatacacacacttctgcagCGCCAACAAATCACAGTCAATTTACTTATgacaatagaccttattcattaaaaacccatcctacgcgcaaaaaaaaaagtgatgtaaaaaaatattttttaacattagctcttatggggaatgtgatcaccagagcagaaatttgcattttatgtaattttctagatatctttcattgtatacgtgagcagttttgaggatagaatattttttaaatcttttttgatatttttaatatgataaacatggtcaagatttttaataatcgttcattggaattttaatgagcgcggtgtttccgatgacgtcattctcactagaccatgagattctgccaacgcgccgtgctctgtgggatatgtgctccaactgcttgtgataacagaatactggaataccggtaccgggaacacaactggcgttcaacgaaagacctattttggttttaattggatgttatatatttcatgaattccatgtacatttctggtacacctttcaaaatccaattGTACATACCATGTACAgtacctatcccaaaattggtgatgttcagggctggatttagaccatgagaggccccttcatatttttgagctcagaatttctctctaaacaacaccccatttaattgcttaaaatgtaaaaatatgaaagcattaaacttttcattctccccattcatgggtgtgaatttttaattaaaagaatgataatttacttgaggcagttttgcttacaatttctttgatcaaacaaccgctacagccatactttaacatagaaacttccagcagaatgcgcataataataatttcccttattatgatgcaaacgacgcaataatggctgtttacaatgtggttgaaacTTGTTGtatacagaattttctactagcttgatatatatataaatactttttgtagggtttaaacttgtcaagttttcaaaagaattacaaactttgaaatcgaatttcgaggctctaggtttcagcctgcctcgcctattggtaaatccagccctggtgatggtccctacagctaatttctggccctaatcactcagcagattaaaataaatggttttcagcatttattagcaaagatagatattttaattaaacatatagttTAACTTAAacctgtataatgatattataaatatatgtcccattattactgcattgtgagaaggctttccacactatcaagtctataaggttttagcgtcttccaatgtctcagatggaaacttcagtcttcatttcgcatattcttttcattaatgccattagcatttgaagcttgactgattccaatgtacgttttccattgttgtttaatgtaatatcctaaacgtgacttcaaatttttttctcacttcaacCATCACATGTTTGCATACCCcagctgacttctactgatttgttattaatttacaattttttttataaattaactgtcgtacttgctaagtgtccactaagtgaaaatctacaaaaaaaagcAGTGTTTAATAATGGACGACATTTTTAaccaaatccaaaaatattccctAACTTAGTCAACCTTAGTTAgggttatagattgtcaatgttaaacgcttccagtaccggaCGGACACGgacccaaagcgacattagcgctgcatttgcagcgcatatcccacagagcacggcgcgttggcagaatctcatggtctagtgagaatgacgtcatcggaaacaccgcgctcattaaaattttaatgaacgattatcaaaaatcttgaccatgtttatcatgataaaaatatcaaaaaagatgtgaaaaatattctatcctcaaaactgctcacgtatacaatgaaagatatctagaaaattatgaaaaatgcaaatttctgctctggtgatcacatttcccataagagctaatgttaaaaaaaatctttttacatcacttttattttttacgcgtaggatgggtttttaatgaataaggtctaatATGTAATCACGACAAGTAGTGATTGTCAGATTTAGGCACACAGATGTTCCATGTCATACGCGTTTATTGTAAAACGGTTGACTGtaaataaagtgaaataatcaataaacaatCACAAGATGAGGGCGGAACGAAAATGCATAACCAGAaagttaatagaaaataaacttacatatgATAACGCTCCAATCGACAAGAAACTGACAGGTAACGTGAACGATCACGTTATTAGACTATAATAGAAACTAAATTTAGAAAGCAGTTATGAAAATGAAAgcagaatgaaatataaaaatacatgaacaattaaagcaataaatGACGACGATGGTCATATGGGGCCCCGGTTACGATACCCTCACCACAGTTCTACCTAACGAGACCAAATGCCACCCACACGCTAAGTCAGTAAAGCGGATAATGCGAAACCACACCACCGACACCATAACAAGATTAAACATGAACGTCCTACTACGCGTAAAGTCGAGATGCAAGAGCCACGCGCGACACGTCAGGTGCAGTAAAGCCCGCGAAATTCGcgtcaaaacagaaaagcaattatcgataaaaattagCCGGTCGGAACACAAGGAAGAACAGCgttcaaaataatattcaactgAAAAGAAACTTCTATCGCCGACACAGCCGCCCCCAATAACCCTTCAAGGGGTTATTCATTTTCCAGGAGGCATAGTTTTGTCACAGGTCTGGTTATTTCCCCATTTGTTGTTTTAACGGTTGCGACACGCACCCGGTTATCTTTTCCAGGGAAAACTTTGATAACTCTTCCTAGTAGCCAACTTCCTCTTGGCGCGCCGTCATCTACAACAATTATGATATCATCTATCGATAAATTCCTATGATCTTTCAGCCACTTTGTTCGAGTCATCACTCATCAGCATTGGTAGATACTCTCGCCGCCATCGCTTCCAGAACTGATTCGAGATTGCTTCGGTTTGTCTCCATCTTCTCCGATGCGCTGTTGATGTACAATCCGTATCCAAAGGTGTATTTGCGTCAGTATGCCCACGTATAAGACAATTGGGCGTGAGGGGTGCTGGATCACGTACGTTGTCCCCAATATGAGTTAAAGGACGGCTGTTCATAATATCGGAAATTTCAGCGAACGCAGTCGTTAATACTTCGTCCGTTACACATAGGTTACCAAGGACTGCCTTCAAAGTACGCTTTGCACTCTTGACGAGCCGCTCCCAGATGCCCCCGAAATGAGGGGCATAAGGTGGCGAAAAATTCCAATCAATGCCTTTCTTCAAACATTCGTTGGTAATGCGAGTTTGATCCAGATCAGAAATTAATTGCCGTAATTCTCTTAAAGCGCCAACGAAATTGGACCCGTTGTCACTCCATATTCCTTTCACGGGGCCTCGGATTGCTGTAAACCTTCTAAGAGCGCATATGAAAGAATCAGTTTCCATTGACCAGGCCAATTCCAAATGCACTGCTCTACACGATAAACAAGTAAAAATACATCCCCATCTCCTTTCAGTGGACCGTCCTCGTTTCACGTACAGTGGACCAAAGTAATCTATCCCACTGTTCAAAAATGGCCTCGCCTCCGTCAGACGAACCTCGGGCAAGTTTGCCATAAGGGGCGGTTGAGGGCGAGCTGAGCGTTTCCGACACGGCCAACAATTCTTTACTGCGCGACTGGCAAGTTTGCGACCCTTCAATGGCCAGAATATTTGTCGGATCGACGCTAACATTGCATCTGGGCCAGAATGCGCTAATCGACAATGAGCTGCACACATCAGAAGCCAAGACACACGACAAGAACAATTATCTTTACACTTAGTGCTACTGTATGGCAATATTATTGGATGCCTCGTTTCAAGCGGCTCAGGTGACTCTTGTAAACGACCATTTGCACGCAAGAAGACTCCATCGAAAAAAGGTGTCAACGACAATAACGGTGACCTGCACGAGAGTAATTTATTCGATTTCAAAGCATTTATTTCTTCTATAAAATGCTCTCGCTGGGCCGCTATTATCCACATCATGCCACTCAGTTCTAAAAGTTTCGGACGAAGCTCTAAGATTTTGGTCTTTCTTCGAAACACATCCGCGACTGCAATTACCATAGCTGTCCGCTTGCATAACGAGTACCATGTGGAAAACATTTCCACCCTGATTAAGTTGTCGATGCGGATTTTGTCATTCAAAAATTCGTATTTATGGATTTCCGGCCACGTAACTGTAAAACAGACCTTTCCGCGAACTTCGCAATCACGATTGGTAATTGCTCCTAATACCGGCTGTTGGGGCCACGATGATTCAGGCAACAATAAAAACTTTGGTCCGTTTATCCACACGTTATCGCTTTCGATGAATTTGTTCATGGGCATGACTCTCGTACAACAATTCGCTGGATTATTTTGGGTATTGACATAACGCCACTGCGCAGGTTCAGTGCAGTCAAGAATTTCACGCAGTCTATTTGCAACAAATGTTTTGAATCTTATTTTAGTGTTTCTGAGATATCTCAGAACACACGTAGAATCTGACCACAACATTTCGCATGTGATGGGCAGGGTTAAAGACTTGCGCAGAAATTTCAGCAGACGCGCGGATAATAAGACACTTTGCAGCTCTAGTCTGGGAACGGACATATGTTTCATCGGGGAGACTCTTGATTTGGCCATCAAAAAACTACAATTCACACACTGGCCTTTCTTGGCACGCAAGTAAGCCACGGTACCATAAGCTTGTTCAGACGCGTCGCAAAACAAGTGGAGCTCATAAGTGGCGTCGGTTTTCGAGACTCCTAAATATTGTCTAGGCACACGAAAATTAGTCAATTGTTTTAACGATTCGGTCCAGTCGCCCCAAGTATTCTTCCTACGGTCATCAAAATTTTCGTCCCATTTCAAGTCATCTCTCCAGCACTCCCGTATAAGTAGTTTTGCAGTTAAAATAATAAGGGCTAAAATTCCGAGAGGATCAAAAACCGATGCCGTCGCGCTTAGCGCCTCTCTTTTTGTAACAGGTTTTGCCAACGAATTGTAAATAAAGAAGAAATCATCGTCATTAGTGTTCCAGTGAAGTCCCAACGCCTTAGAAACGGGCAAACAATCAAAATCTAGATCAACATCAGGATTAAGACGATCCTCTGTGTTAAATTTCGACAATAATGTTTTGGAATTTGAAAGCCATTTTGTCAATCGAAAACCCCTACTTGCTAACATATTAGAAACTTCTTGTGCGACGGAGAAATCGGAGTCATCATTCCATTTTGATGAAAGCAGATCATCTACGTAAAAATCCCTGAGAACAGTTTCTACTGCTTCCGTTGAGAATTGGCTGGTATTATCAAGCGCGGTTTGTTTAAGGCAGTAATTTGCAACATATGGCGAGTCGACCGCACCGAAAATCCTTACTAAAAACTGATATACATCAGGTGGGGATGTTGATCTTAGATCTTCTTGCCAGAGAAATCTAACTGAATCGGTGTCTGACTGCGGTAGACGCACCATATGATACATGGCTTCAATATCAGCGTTCAATGCAACGGGTCTTTCTCTGAATCGCAGTAAAACaccaattaaattattaataagaTCTGGTCCCGAATATATCTGATTATTTAAACTAATTCCACAATATGTTGCAGCGGCGTCAAAAACTATTCTTATCTTGCCGGGTTTATTCGGATTCTGAACTCTATGATGGGGCAGGTACCAAGTTCGAGGACCCAAAGTATCCCGTTCTTTATCGGTCAGTTTTCGCACCCAGCCACGTTCGATATTTTTCCTCATAGACGTGCAGTACATGTCTCTCAGGcagttatttttcaaaagtcgatatttcagatttttaaatCTAGTGCGGGCAATAAGACTGTTCTCCGGCATAATGGAAGCATCGTGACGCCACAAAAAGCCAACTTGATAATGCCCATCAACAATGGACGTTTTAGCTCTAATCATATCCGCAGCCACGCGATCTTCCACTGATTCGGCTCGCTTCATGTTGTAAACCATTCCTATCGCGTCCGTACTCCAAAACTGCATAACTTGTTCTTGCAAGATATTGTAATCGTCGTGTAATAAATGACAGTTGGCCTGAATTAGGTCGACTTCACCAGCGCGTTTGTTTGCACCTAGCAAAGTCCACCCGAGTGGCGTTCTAATAGCAATAGGCTCGTTATCCCCCCCTACACGTCTTTCTAGTTGAAAGTGGGCAAACGGATGGTCCGCACCTATGAGCAACATAACTTCGTTTTCTTTAATATCTGGGAGTGGTATTCCGCGTAAATGATGGAAAGTTTCAAAATCCGTTTGACGTCTTTCAGGGTGGGGAATTCTATTGTCACATACGAAAACTGATTTTAGAGCTAGTTCTTTGCCATCGGGATTTAATTTGTCACGTACAAAACATCCAACCGCTTCTGAATCATATGAAATCCCAGTTCCCGCCAGGGTGGTTAACATAAGCTTTTTACGACATCCACGCAAATCCAATTTAGTTTTAAGTTTAGGATGAATGAGAGAAACCTGACTTGCCGAATCGAGCAAAGCAACGGTATATTCGGAGCGTCCATTAGCTCTAACCAATACAGGTAGCAACTGAAATTGAACCCTAGTGGTTACCGACATCGCATTGTTTACACCCTGTCGGTTTGTTGGTCTTGGGACGCTTTCAAACATGCGAATTCCATGAATACATTTATGATGTTTCCCACTGCATATACTACACTTGACATCACATCTACACATAAATGCACGATGGCCCGGTTCAAGACATTTAAAGCAAAGTCTGTACTCTACAACAAAATTACCTTTTACGTCATCGGTTGCACCGTAAAACACATCACAACTTCTTAAAGAATGGCCAGCATTGCAGAATTGACAACGTAGTGCGTCACTGCATGAGGCATTAACGGATTCCGAATTTGTTAACGTTGAAAATGGTGACGTAATTAACTGGCGACGACCGGTTTTGGGCCTCTCATTGTCAACTCTATTGGTGACATTGCAAGTAACATCAGGAGAAAAAGGATTGGCAATTTCCTCAGTTCTTTCCCACAACCATTGCTCAAAGTCTATTAATGTCGGATTAGAGTTCTCGTGAATAAAACCCACAACAAATTTATTCCAACTTGAATTCAGTTCTTGAGGAATCCTGTTTGAAACTCTCCTTACATTCTCGACACTACAGACTGTCCGTAGCGGCGTTTCAATTCTTTCAAAACCAGTATGTAATGACTGCCGGCGGTACCTAATCCCTCAACGCGACGCTTCGCCGAACCCGACAAATATGAGGACAATCTCACCATGCGTTGACCATCGTCGTCCAATCGTGAATGCACATTTTCATAAAACAATTCAATGAAATTAGGCTAATTTATAGCACTACCATCAAACGGACTTATTTGGACCGGCGGCAAATGATGTTCAGCCcacattttagaatttaaaCTCAAAGATAAACACGTTTGCTCAGCTAGAGAAAATTTATCTTTTACCGTTCTAGATTCTTCTTGATTTGGTTGGAGAATATCGTCTATCTCTACCGACTGGTCTGGCAATGGCATCTGGTTTGCTGGTGAAGGATTTTGATAATTTCTTGAAGTGTAAGAAATCGTATATTCACGACGTGTATCTGTCGTAGTGAAAGTCTCTGGTTCAAAGCGGGCACTTTTTCTTCGAGTTGATTCTAACATATCGCGTTCGTCAAAGTCATTGAACCTGGTGTTCATAAAGCTACTCTTTGGGAGAGATGGTGTCTCTCGACGATCATCGTGTTCTCGTCTTTGTGGTTCGTGGGTTACGTTCCCCGCCAAGCTAGACTCTCGAAGTTGGTCAATCGCCGCCCCCATTTCACCTTTCGGCTGTTGGGCCAGAGCTGGCTGATTGTTATCTTTCAGACTTCCGCTTGAAACGAGTTCTTTTCGTCAGGTGCCACGCACGATGCTTCAGGTTCGCGGTCGATGTAACTATCAATTTCATCGATCATACCTTCAACTTCAGATATCACGCTCCGAACGCATTCTTCGAAAGCAGCTTTTGACTCTGCATTGCGAATTTGAGGTAATATGTTcgatataatttgattataaGCGGCCAGTTTAAAATATAACTCTGCTTTAGGGCATGCAAGTTGCGATCTTCGAGCCTTTTCGTTTATCAAATTCCGACTATTGGTCAACAATGATTTAAGCTCGGTCTCTATGTTGACACGCTTTTGTCTGGGTGTGGTTAAGGATGGCAAGCTCTCAATTATATTATCGGTTACGGATTTACTTTCTTCCATACTCGTCGACGATGAAGCCACTGTTGCTTCAGATTCTTCAGTATTTGGCGACTTCTTCAACAAATGCGTCATATTCAACTTTGTCAGATTTAGGCACACAGATGTTCCATGTCATACGCGTTTATTGTAAAACGGTTGACTGtaaataaagtgaaataatcaataaacaatCACAAGATGAGGGCGGAACGAAAATGCATAACCAGAaagttaatagaaaataaacttacatatgATAACGCTCCAATCGACAAGAAACTGACAGGTAACGTGAACGATCACGTTATTAGACTATAATAGAAACTAAATTTAGAAAGCAGTTATGAAAATGAAAgcagaatgaaatataaaaatacatgaacaattaaagcaataaatGACGACGATGGTCATATGGGGCCCCGGTTACGATACCCT
The sequence above is a segment of the Styela clava chromosome 7, kaStyClav1.hap1.2, whole genome shotgun sequence genome. Coding sequences within it:
- the LOC120330460 gene encoding uncharacterized protein LOC120330460, with the translated sequence MGAAIDQLRESSLAGNVTHEPQRREHDDRRETPSLPKSSFMNTRFNDFDERDMLESTRRKSARFEPETFTTTDTRREYTISYTSRNYQNPSPANQMPLPDQSVEIDDILQPNQEESRTVKDKFSLAEQTCLSLSLNSKMWAEHHLPPVQISPFDDFEQWLWERTEEIANPFSPDVTCNVTNRVDNERPKTGRRQLITSPFSTLTNSESVNASCSDALRCQFCNAGHSLRSCDVFYGATDDVKGNFVVEYRLCFKCLEPGHRAFMCRCDVKCSICSGKHHKCIHGIRMFESVPRPTNRQGVNNAMSVTTRVQFQLLPVLVRANGRSEYTVALLDSASQVSLIHPKLKTKLDLRGCRKKLMLTTLAGTGISYDSEAVGCFVRDKLNPDGKELALKSVFVCDNRIPHPERRQTDFETFHHLRGIPLPDIKENEVMLLIGADHPFAHFQLERRVGGDNEPIAIRTPLGWTLLGANKRAGEVDLIQANCHLLHDDYNILQEQVMQFWSTDAIGMVYNMKRAESVEDRVAADMIRAKTSIVDGHYQVGFLWRHDASIMPENSLIARTRFKNLKYRLLKNNCLRDMYCTSMRKNIERGWVRKLTDKERDTLGPRTWYLPHHRVQNPNKPGKIRIVFDAAATYCGISLNNQIYSGPDLINNLIGVLLRFRERPVALNADIEAMYHMVRLPQSDTDSVRFLWQEDLRSTSPPDVYQFLVRIFGAVDSPYVANYCLKQTALDNTSQFSTEAVETVLRDFYVDDLLSSKWNDDSDFSVAQEVSNMLASRGFRLTKWLSNSKTLLSKFNTEDRLNPDVDLDFDCLPVSKALGLHWNTNDDDFFFIYNSLAKPVTKREALSATASVFDPLGILALIILTAKLLIRECWRDDLKWDENFDDRRKNTWGDWTESLKQLTNFRVPRQYLGVSKTDATYELHLFCDASEQAYGTVAYLRAKKGQCVNCSFLMAKSRVSPMKHMSVPRLELQSVLLSARLLKFLRKSLTLPITCEMLWSDSTCVLRYLRNTKIRFKTFVANRLREILDCTEPAQWRYVNTQNNPANCCTRVMPMNKFIESDNVWINGPKFLLLPESSWPQQPVLGAITNRDCEVRGKVCFTVTWPEIHKYEFLNDKIRIDNLIRVEMFSTWYSLCKRTAMVIAVADVFRRKTKILELRPKLLELSGMMWIIAAQREHFIEEINALKSNKLLSCRSPLLSLTPFFDGVFLRANGRLQESPEPLETRHPIILPYSSTKCKDNCSCRVSWLLMCAAHCRLAHSGPDAMLASIRQIFWPLKGRKLASRAVKNCWPCRKRSARPQPPLMANLPEVRLTEARPFLNSGIDYFGPLYVKRGRSTERRWGCIFTCLSCRAVHLELAWSMETDSFICALRRFTAIRGPVKGIWSDNGSNFVGALRELRQLISDLDQTRITNECLKKGIDWNFSPPYAPHFGGIWERLVKSAKRTLKAVLGNLCVTDEVLTTAFAEISDIMNSRPLTHIGDNVRDPAPLTPNCLIRGHTDANTPLDTDCTSTAHRRRWRQTEAISNQFWKRWRREYLPMLMSDDSNKVAERS